The genomic interval ATTTGCTAAACGCATCCAACTCAACAAATCGTCGAATTGATTCACACCAGATCGTCGCAATGCTGGAAAGCCCTCCTGAATCGTCGTGCAGAATTCAGGCAAAGACGACCACCGAAGGAATCCAGTTTGCCTATCCTTCGACCGAATTTTCAGTCCCACCCAATGGCCCGCGAATCGCCCCTGCGGGACCGGTAAGACTCGCAATGCGTTGTGATCAGGGAAAACTGGCAGCACAAAGCGTCACAGCGAGAAAGCAGTTTGAAGCCTTGTTCGCAGAATTCGATACAGACTCTAATGGAACGCTCTCCCCACAAGAACTCTCGGCCCCGCGAGCCCGAGCCTTGGGACAAATCGCAAAGGTCGCAGATTGTGACCACAACGGATCGATCAGCCGAACCGAGTTTTCCACCTGGCTTGATCTCATGGACCAGATCGCCCGGGGACATCTGCTGCTCACGATCATCGATCATGGCTGCGGCCTGTTCGAACTCATTGATCAGAACCATGACGGCGCTTTGTCGAGACGAGAACTGCGCGCTGCCGCCGATCGATTGCGGACTGCCGACTGTTTTCGCGACGGGCGTTTGAATCGGAACGCGTTGCCGCATCATCTGCTGGCGGTTGTCAGCCACGGTCATCCCCAGTCGCCCCTTGGTCGCCCCGATCGTCAGGGACCGGCCTGGTTTCAAGCGATGGATCGAAATGGAGACGGCGATCTCTCTCGCCGCGAATTCACCGGCCCCACCGAAATCTTCCAAAAATTCGATCTGAATCGAGACGGGTATGTCGATCACCAGGAAGCGGATCCTGATGGCAGGAAATAGCGCGAGAAGGGGCCCACACGTCCGGCGACCTTTCGAAGCCGACTTCAAGTTGAATTGTGATCTGTAACGGATGCATCCCACGCCGGACGACCAAGCCTGAGCTCGAATTCCGTTCCTGTCGCCCGGCCCTGATAACACCGACCAGCAATACCCAGAGATCCCTCCTGAATTCAGACGAAGCAGACCAGACGACTCTTGTACTTTCACCAGCCGCAGAATACTTTGACACTGAGACTCAGTCTCATTAAAATAGCTGACATTGCGGTGGCGATTGAGCAGTTCGGGTGCCATTTGCGATCACTGCCATTCAAAACGGCAACAAGTGACCGCCGTCTCTATACATCACCGCAACTCGCGACATATTTGCGCTTTAAGAACACGTCACCATGCAAGCTAGCGCAATACCGGCCGGGACCTCCAATGCCTTCACTGTCCATCGCCGGTCGGTATTGCGATTTCCACAACCCGCGTTCGAAACCTTGGAACGCGCCATGATTTTCAGATCGAGAGAGGATGAATGAGAAAACTTAACCACTGCAACAGGCCCCAAAAAGCGATCACTTTGCCGTGGGGGCTCGGCGTGTCCGTCGTCTGGCTGACACTGATATCGTTCGTGACAACTCCGTCAGTGATGTCGAAGGACTGGACGCGATTTCAAGACTCCGCCAGCGCGGAGGGATCCCTGTCCTCGGTTCCACTGTCCTGGTCTCCACAGAAACATATCCTCTGGACGGCTGCGATCACGGGCTACGGCCAATCGAGTCCGGTCACTTGGGGCGGCAAGGTCTTCATCACGTCCATTTCAGGACCGAAAAAAGAGCAATGCCATATTGCCGCATACGACCTTAAATCTGGTGCGCGGCTGTGGCAACACGATCTCGAGGCTGCGTCACAGGCGGAAAACACCAACTATGTGAGCCGGGCGGCACCGACACCGGTCGTCGATGCATCTGGCGTTTACTGCTTCTTTGAGGGTGGTAACTTGCTGGCGATTTCACATGGCGGAGAATTGCTGTGGCAACGTGATCTGATCAAAGAATACGGCGAGATTAACTCCCGTCACGGAATCTCCGCTTCGCTGGAACATCTGGATCAGCGGCTTTTTGTCTGGGTCGAGCGACAGGACGAGCCTTACATCCTGGCGATTGAGAAACCAACCGGCAAGAACTTGTGGAAGGTGCCCGGCATCGGTTCCACCAGTTGGGCAAGCCCCCGGCTGGTACCAGTATTGTCAGGACATCATCTGGTGCTGAGCGCGGTGGGGAGTGTGACCGGCCTTGATCCCCAAACAGGCACAAGACTTTGGCGGGTCGAGGGCATCACGGGCAACTCATCCCCGACACCCGCCCCTGCGGGCGACGGGCGTTTTTTGATCGGCGCCACGGTCGGACGCGGCGAAGCCGATTCTGGTAAGGCATCGGCCTCCAATGGCCTGGTTGCGATCAAACGCCTCGACGACGGCACTTTCAACGCCGACTTCGTATGGCGAGCCAAGCGCGCGACCTGCTCGTTCGGATCGCCACTTGTTCACCGTGATCAAGCCTATTTCGTGAATGCAACGGGTGTCGTGTTCTGCCTCGACCTCGCGACGGGCGAAGAGAAATTCTCGAGTCGACTGGCGGAAAGCACCTGGGCGACACCGTTTGTCATTAACGACCGCATCTGTTTCTTCGGAAAGAGTGGAACTGTATCGGTCATCGCGACGGGTCCTGAGTTCGACAAGGTCGCCGAGAATCAAACTTGGGAAGCGGCTCCACCCGCCGCAGAACCGGAACGATCAACTGCCGAGCGGCCCCCAGAGGAGAAACCCGCAAATCCGCTCGCGGCAGGAGAACGTCGGGGCGGCGGACGCGGAGCTCCCGGGGCCGGCGGAGGCCCCGTACTTTATGCCGCCGTTTTGACTAACGACCGCCTACTGATTCGCCGCGGCGATCGACTGTACTGCATCGGCAGCGACGCACAGTAAATCCGGTTCCCCAGTTCCAGCGATCGCTGCGACGGCAAGCACCACATCTCGACATCATCAAAAAAGCCGGGACGATCGCAATGATCATCCCGGCTTTCTCTACGTCTTATTGAGCGTATTCCAGGATCACTTACGGAACATTGGATCGCGTGGATTGCCTCGCGACAACAGATACGCCAGCAGATCCAGAACTTCGTTCTCGTTCAGCGGCTTCAGCAGATCCTTCGGCATCAACGAAACAGGCGAGAGATGCTGCTCTTCGATGTCGTCGTTCTTCACCGTCACCACCTTCGTGGAATCCTCTGGATCGACGAGCAAACTAATCGAATCATTCGTCGCGTTGACGATTCGGCCGGTGTAGGTCTTGCCGCCCTTGGTTTCCACAACGGTCGTCTTGTACTGATCCGAAACCACTTTGCTGGGGTCGATAATCGATTCCGCCAGATCCTTGAACACGAATCGCCCAGCCGCCTGGGTCAAGTCATGGCCTGTCGAGCCACCGTCACCGGCGAAGCGATGACACACGACGCAGCGCGCAGCCTTGTACATCGTTTCACCATTCTTGAAGTCACGCCCCTTTAGCGAGGTTTGCGACAAAGCGACCAATTCATCCAGCGTATAGTCCTTGCCGGGCCCCGCGGGTTTCGGTAGTTCGGGTGCCTTATAGGGCTTACGGGCCCCTGCGGCTTCGACCACGATTCGTTCGGCTTCGGGCATCAGCTCGAACGCCGCATTATCGATATTCGTCAAGAACTTCTGATAGCTGTGACCACCAGCCCAGGAATGGGCTTTTTCAAACCAACCGAAGTACGTCTTGCGATCGTCCAGCGTCCAGCCTTTCTTCAGATTCCGCAGCACGAACGCATAGTGGTATTGCTGAAGGTCCGGCGCGTTGGCATTCATCTGCTCGATCGATCCGCCGAACTGCTTGTTACGCGAAGTGATGTCGCCCAGGTCCTGCTTCTCGACAGTTCGTTCTGCCTTAAGCAGTGGTAGAATCTTCGTAAGCGTTCCGGGGGACTCTGTGAACACCATCAGATTGGCGAGTTCACGATTCTGTAGATTGTTCTTCGTCGGAAAGAGTGCGTCGAACTTGGCACCCAACTGCTGCACCACTGAATCGTCAGGTCGGCCCAAGCGAATAAAGGTGAGCTGGTACGCACGCAACAAACCGAACTGCTGCGTCTCCGTCAACTTCGACGTCTCGATCCCGTTGAGCGCGGTCAGCAACTTTGCTTGCAGTGCGGGCTCGGCCTGGCGCGCCAATCCCACGACGCCCGTAATCACAACGTCTGCATTCTTCGAGCTCAGGACTTTGTCCTGCCACAATTCCAGTGGCAGTCGCTCCAGCGCCACACGGGTTGCATAACGAATATGTCGATCTGCGTGCCCCAGGTAGGGCACCAAGAACTCAACAGCCTGGGCCGGGTTGACAACCGTCGCACTGTGATAGGCTTCAATCTTCCGGCGAAGTGCTCGAACATCGCTTTGACGGACGTCATGAACATCCACCGGCGCGGTTGAGTCTTTTCCGGTGTAGGTCACGCGATAGAGTTCTGACTGAGTGCCTCGACCGCCGACCGTGAAGTACATCGCCCCATCCTTGCCGATCACGACATCCGTCAGTGGCAAAGGTGTCCGCGACACAAACTCTTCTTTCGTGGCCTTATAGCTCGCACCATCGGGTTCCAGATGGACGGCATACATGGTTCCGAAGGTCCAGTCGCAGATGAATAGTGATCGCTGGTATTTGGCGGGGAACTTTGCGCCATATCCGAACTCCACACCGACCGGCGACCCCGGACCAACGTCAAGCAAACCTGGCAGGCTATCGACGAAGTAGCTGGGCCAGCGACCCGTTCCGCTACGCGAACCGAACTCACTGCCGCTCGTCGCATGCATCACGCGCGTGGGCAAGTACCACGGCGACCCCATATCCCATTCCATGTCAGAGTCATAGACAAAGATCTCTCCGTCGGCGTTGAAGGCGAAATCGTACTGATTTCGATATCCCACCGAGATGACTTCCCACGTATTGCCGTCCGGGTCTGTTTTCGCAAGCCAACCGCAAGGGGCCAGAATTCCGACCGCATGGCCACCGGCATCCCATTGACGTGGCAACAGCAGATCCTCGTCCCAATTCGGGGACAAACGGCTGGTCGCGCCCTCAGGAAGCGTGGCCCGCAATTGTTGCGGACGAATGCCACCCATGGTTTGAGGTTCTGAGTTCAATTTGATCTCGAACGGCAGCTTTGTGTGATTTCCGGCAACCATGTAGATCGATTTGCCATCCGGTGACAGGCGCAGGGCGTGTGGACCGTGCTCGCCGCCACCCGGAATATCACGCAGCTTCAGAACTTCGTCGAACTTGTCGTCACCGTTGGTATCTTTGCAGCGATAGAGACCATTGGGCACTTCGCCACCATTCACGACGATGTACAAACTATCAAATGCAAACAGCAAACCCTGGGCACTCGACACCAGTTTCCCGTCAAATTGAATCTCCAACGGCTCGACCTTGGTCGGCTCGCCACTACCTGTCGCGGGTGGCGTCACGCGGAACAGCCCCAACTTACCTTGATCACTGACAACCAGGCGACCTTTCGCGTCCGTTGTCAGGCTGACCCATGAACCCAGCTCATCTTTGGGAACCGTGAACAGGCGTTCGACTTGGAATCCAGGCAGGACGTTGAACAAATCGCGTGGAGCCTCGACCGGGATCTCCGCAATCATTCCTTTACCGCCGGGATGATCTTCCAGCTTCGAAACGACACGCACAGCGACAGATTCTTTCGCGTCGCGTGATTCAGCGGCTTTCCACGAATCGTTGGTAACGACATACCGTACTTTGCCATCCGTGCCCGTGATCGCAAGCTTGGCCACAAATCCAGCGGGACCACCACTGTTTTCGACCGCAGCTTCAAGAACGTTCTCGCCGGATTTCAGGTGCGGCTTGAGATCAATCTGAATGGGGGCATTGAAGTCACTGCTCGTCGCAACTTTCTTGCCGTTGACGAACACGGTCACGGCGTTGTCGCACGTCGCTCGCAGCCAGGCACTCTTTGCTGCACCTTCGAATGTCGTTTTCAGCGAGTACTTCTTCTCATCATCGGCTCCCCAAATCCAGCTCGGGGCAGGGCCGTCTTTAAACAAGGCGGCTGTTGGGGCGTCGATCGGAACAAGGGGCGCCCCCGAGGGACCAGCGAGAGGTGCAATCTCAGGCACTTGGGTGTAGATCTTGCCATCCGTCGTCTCGGCAGAGAGCCCGACGGAAGACAGTGCCAGGCTCGACATGACGAGCATGGAGAAACGATTCACTCGAAAGGACATCGCCATCATTTCCTTTAAAGGTGGGCAGTTCAGGCAGGCAAACTGGCGGGCAAACTCATCCAATGACTTCCGCTTTTCCGATCAGCCCGATCTGAAAACTCGAGAAATCTATCGAATCATGCACATCTGTGACCAATTCGTCCACTCAACAGAATTCCACCGGACGCCTTCCCCATGAAAAAATCATCCGCACTCGCAAGGTGATAGCCGTCGAATGCCGCGGACCGCATGAAGGAATGCGTCTCTCTTCAACGGATTTCCGGATTCGCAGTGCTCGCAATCGGCGCGAGCGAGACGTGAGATTCACGGCACTCCACCAATTCTTGGTACGAACGCTTCGAAATTGGAAAATAAACCAGGGCGAGCGACGCCCCCATCGCGAGAACGGTCGGAACGGCCGCATAAGTCACGCGCAGTCCCAACACGAGATTGGGTGATACCTCTGATTCGCCCCGATATCCAATCGCATGCAATGTCTGCCCGGCGATTAGAAAGCCGACACCCATCGCGATTTGATAAACCAGGTTTCCGATGCTGACATACATTCCTTCGCGGCGCTGGCTCGTATGATGACGGTCATACTCCAGAACGTCGGGCACGATCGCCCCTAAGATTGTGATCATCCCCGTCCCGAACACTCCCATTCCGAACGTGATCGCACACAGTTCGACCATCGTCCACTGACGCGCGACAAATGCAATGCAGGTGATGGGCCACAGCGCAATGGCCAGTCGCAGGATGATGTCCTTTCCGTATCGCTGTGCCAACCAGACCCACGGCCACACGCTGATCAATGCTCCGGCAAATAGCCCAACCAGTAGCGCCAGCGAATCCTCTTCCTTCAGGCCATGAAAGTGCTCAAGCACAATAAACAATTCGGCCGACGTCACGCGATCGGCAATGGTCATCAGGACAAATACGCCCAAGAGAATTAAGAACGCCCTGTTCTGAATAATGGCGACCACACCATCAACAAACCGGAACGTCTGCTGATCCGATGGCGTCGGTCGCTCGCTTGTACCAAAGTATGCAACGAGTGCGGCAACGACGGAAAGCACTGCCAGTGCCGCGGCGGCTAGACAATAGCAATCGGCCCGCGACAACTCGTGTCCCGCAAGGGAATACCCGCTCAACAGAAGTGCCAGCGGCACGCTGAACGTCGCAACAAGTGTCGTCAGATTCTCGACAAGATTTTTGTAGCCGAATAGCCTCGTCCGCTCGTCGTAGTCCGTCGTGAGTTCAAATCCGAGCGCAAGGTGAGAGATTCCCATCAGTGACAGGAAACAGACCATTAGCGTCGACGTCACGGTGAGATAGATAAAAATCAAGAACTGAGAACCGTCGGGCGGTGTCATCATCCAATAGAACAGGAGGGCCGCTGGAATCGAGCCGATGAGGAAAAAGGGACGACGACGGCCCTGCGAAAACCGACTGCGATCTGACCAGAAGCCAATCAACGGATCGACCGCCGCATCCACAACACTTCGAACGAGAAAGGCCCACCCGATCCAGGCAGGGTCTAGGTGCACGTGATCCGAATAGTACTTCAGTAGGAACGCCCCCAGGTATCCGTAGATCGCAGTCAGGGTCACATTTCCGATGCTGTAACAAAACAGCGGACGGAAAGGCAGGCGGACGGAATCGTTCATGTCGCCTCCGAGATCTGATTTGTCGGCACATTGCCCGTCGCGTCGGACTCACCTACATCTTCGACGCGCTCACTGCTCGGAGGGCGCAGCGAATCCATTGGTGGTGGAAATACGGACAACACCCCGCGCACTGTGGTCTCCAACGAGTCACACTGCGATTTCACAAACTTCCTTGCACGATTTCCCACAGCAGAGGCCTCTTCAGGACAATTCATCCAAAATCGAATCAGATCTGACAATGCCGCGCGCGAGCAAACCTGCACCGCGCCGCCTGCCGCGACAAGTTCGTCGGCGACTCGTTGAAAATCCGTCACTGACGGGCCAAACGTGACAGCAAGCCCGTAGCTGGCAGGTTCCACCATATTATGCCCCCCCTTGGGAGCCAGGCTGCCACCGACAAACGCAAACTCGCCAAGCCCCCAGAGGTCACGCAAATTCCCGGTCGAGTCGACCAGTGTTACAAGAGAGGGTACCTCGCACCGTGCCAACAACTGACTCTCGACGACGAACTCAAAGCCCCGCTTCCGAAGTTCTGCAGCAATCTCGGGGCAGCGAGAAACAAGCCTCGGAACAAGCACTAGACGAATTCTAGGAAAATCAACAGCGATCTCACGAACGATCGCGGCCAGACACAATTCCTCGTCATCATGAGTGCTTCCCGCCACCAGCACTCGATCCTCTAGACCGAAACCGAACAACTTTCGGTACTGCTCGGTTCGCGGATTCATCGAATCACGCAAGTGACCATCCAGCTTGAGTGAGCCAGTGACCTCAAGTGGCGGCGAGCCCACGCGGAAGAATCGGCGAATCCAGTCCGCGTCACCCTCTGACACCACTCCCCACCAGCGAGTCCGTTGCAAACTCGAACGAAACATCCAGGCATTCCAATCATGCTCGGCAATCTCTCGCTGTGTGATCCGCGTGTTGAAGATCGCCAAGGGAACTTCGCGACGCCGCGTTTCGCCCAACATGTTCGGCCAGAAGTCATTCTCTGAGATCACCAACGCCACTGGTCGAAGCTGCTCAAATGTCCGAGCCACGGCCCATGAAAAATCTGCAGGTGCTTTGAACACGAAGAGGTCCGAATACTCCCGTGATGCCACCAGAAACCCATCCGACGTGCCTACGGACATCACGAACTGAAGGTCCGGTCGCTGCGCACGAAGGCGTTTTAAAAGTGGGCCGCAGATCAAAGATTCTCCGACGCTTACCGCATGCATCCAAACGACGGGACGCCCATCCAGTTCTGGGCAATACCGGCCCCAAAAATTTCGCCCAAACGCGTGCACGGCATCCGCGTAAGATTTGGACCAGAAGAGCGATAGCAGGCAGAACAACAGATACGCCGCAAGGTAGATGAGGTCGAGAAGAAATCTCATGAATACTCATCACAGAGATAGGGCAGGATTGATGCCGGACGATGCGCGCCGAGACGACATGACAACGCGGTGAAGGATTTCATCATTGGTTTTAGCGTGCAACTGGCTATGCCAGTGCCAGTCGATATGGGAATGAGGAATACCGTTGGTTGGAAATCGAACGACAATCGACTTTCAGAACAATCCCTTATTGAATGGTCAACCGACAACCATTGACCTTTTGAGGATTAATGCGGACCGGACGCTGGCATAGCCAGCGGAACAGAAAAATCGCCCAATAAAACATTCACCGGATTGCGGGCAGGGGCATGCCATATATCGTCGAATTTCGCAAACAAGGTTCATGATCGTGATCAATTTAGTTGAATGGGGATGCTCTGAAAAACCAGCGATGTCCAAAACTCGTCATCGCGACGGACTTTGAGTTTTGAGAATTCCAGGTGCTCCGCACGAATCACGTCGGATTCGAGTTCCATTCGCACCGCTTCGTCAATGTGCGCCTCAAAGACGACGGGCAGCCAATAGTCATACCACGACCTTTCATCGAAGCAGATTCGTGTATTGATCGCTTGATTCCGCCAGATTTCAGGCCAATCGACATCATAGTGGAATTTTGGCTTGAATTGATGAAATACCAACGGTCCGCACAGATGCAGAATCGGAACCCCAGCAAAAAAAGCTTTGAGCGAAACTGCACCCTCAGACCCGCCCCACCCCCGTAGCTGGCGACTCCATTCCACTCGAGAATACACGCGACGCGGAATCAGGTAGGTCGGTGCGCGCAAGGCTGAAACGCGTCCGAGCCCTCCTGATGGAACGCGATGCTTCCATTCGGCAGTCATGTAGCGCTGCTGGCGACAAATCACCGCGTAGGCCCCATGCATTCGGATTTGTCCGTCGAAATCCAGAATGTCAGGAGTGACAATCGCGCTGTTTTCCAACGCCACCTTCGCACATTTCTCGAGGCAATCTGTTTCGACCCGCTGGTGCGCGTCAAAATACGCAATGACAGCCCCTCGCGCCAGACGGGTGGCCTCGACTCTCGAATTGGCAACACCGACCCGAGTTGGCCGACGGATGATTCGCAATGCTTCGTCCTGAACCAACTCGTCGCAACAACCATCGGTTGACGCATCATCAACCAGTATAATCTCAGGTGACGAGGACGAGTTTGCGCGAATCGACTCGATCGTCCGCGAAACCTCATTGCCTTCGTTATGTGCAGTGATCACGACGCTCATCAAGGGTCGCATTGCGTCCACACCAGACAACAATTCCACAACTCAAACAAAACAGTTAATGCGATAGAACGAAAAGTGGGCGAACCGTAGTTCACAACGGTTCGCCCCATACCGATCCGCGTTACGGCTTCGATGGACTATTCGCCTTTGTGACTTCATCCACCAATTCACTGAGCTGCTGCTGGAGTTCGTTCACACTTTCTTGCAATAGCTTCAACTTACCCAAAAGCACCGCAGGATTGGTTACAGACTGTCCGGGAACGCCACCTGGAGCCGCAGCCACCAATAAATCGGGCGTCGTAGGTATGGGGGGTAATGGCATCAGAGATTCCTTAAACATCCGGGGGGAGGAGCTGGAATAGAAACAGCGCGTCGCGTCAGCGCCGCTGCTTGTAAAAAGAACGAGACATCACGTCGTCCACGTCAACGCTATTTTCGAGTCAACTTCGTGACGACGATTCCCTCTGTCAACGTTCTACCCCATCCAGGAATCGGATTTCCGTTGGCGTCAGTAGGATGCGGTGTAATCCCCGTTGGCAAATCAATTGTGAACGTATTTTGAATCGCTTTATTGCTCTGCGCAACCCATCCAATCTCACCAATTCGCGTCGTCCGCCGTAGCGCGGGGTCTTTACCCGTTGGGTCAACTGCGTTGACGTCGTCGTAAATCACAGAGACATCGCCCGACAGATCACCCACCGCATCAAATCCTCCCAAATCGGCATGCATCTGACTCGTGATTTCGATTGCAGCCTGAACATAGGGATTCGCGGGATCATTGACATCTTTGCCGATGTCGGACATCAGCAACAGTGCAGGATCAAACCCGACGGCGGACAGCCAATACCCATACTTCGGATCACCGTTACTTTGACGAATTCGATGTCGCAGAAGTTGGTAGAACACTACAACTTGA from Schlesneria paludicola DSM 18645 carries:
- a CDS encoding c-type cytochrome produces the protein MSFRVNRFSMLVMSSLALSSVGLSAETTDGKIYTQVPEIAPLAGPSGAPLVPIDAPTAALFKDGPAPSWIWGADDEKKYSLKTTFEGAAKSAWLRATCDNAVTVFVNGKKVATSSDFNAPIQIDLKPHLKSGENVLEAAVENSGGPAGFVAKLAITGTDGKVRYVVTNDSWKAAESRDAKESVAVRVVSKLEDHPGGKGMIAEIPVEAPRDLFNVLPGFQVERLFTVPKDELGSWVSLTTDAKGRLVVSDQGKLGLFRVTPPATGSGEPTKVEPLEIQFDGKLVSSAQGLLFAFDSLYIVVNGGEVPNGLYRCKDTNGDDKFDEVLKLRDIPGGGEHGPHALRLSPDGKSIYMVAGNHTKLPFEIKLNSEPQTMGGIRPQQLRATLPEGATSRLSPNWDEDLLLPRQWDAGGHAVGILAPCGWLAKTDPDGNTWEVISVGYRNQYDFAFNADGEIFVYDSDMEWDMGSPWYLPTRVMHATSGSEFGSRSGTGRWPSYFVDSLPGLLDVGPGSPVGVEFGYGAKFPAKYQRSLFICDWTFGTMYAVHLEPDGASYKATKEEFVSRTPLPLTDVVIGKDGAMYFTVGGRGTQSELYRVTYTGKDSTAPVDVHDVRQSDVRALRRKIEAYHSATVVNPAQAVEFLVPYLGHADRHIRYATRVALERLPLELWQDKVLSSKNADVVITGVVGLARQAEPALQAKLLTALNGIETSKLTETQQFGLLRAYQLTFIRLGRPDDSVVQQLGAKFDALFPTKNNLQNRELANLMVFTESPGTLTKILPLLKAERTVEKQDLGDITSRNKQFGGSIEQMNANAPDLQQYHYAFVLRNLKKGWTLDDRKTYFGWFEKAHSWAGGHSYQKFLTNIDNAAFELMPEAERIVVEAAGARKPYKAPELPKPAGPGKDYTLDELVALSQTSLKGRDFKNGETMYKAARCVVCHRFAGDGGSTGHDLTQAAGRFVFKDLAESIIDPSKVVSDQYKTTVVETKGGKTYTGRIVNATNDSISLLVDPEDSTKVVTVKNDDIEEQHLSPVSLMPKDLLKPLNENEVLDLLAYLLSRGNPRDPMFRK
- a CDS encoding EF-hand domain-containing protein, whose protein sequence is MIRRMLNLLMLISIAVPLGLSTRSVADETIEHARQPEHVPPSIELLFMTVDLPSRFELQIELDGVPIRDIWETIFARLFEFFDRDANGSLDETEVTRLPSPFAIRQILWGRFALDSGSNPPLHQLDSNANHSVSKEELSAYYRQSGLGDLLIGVGKTSTTEALNDALISSVDLNQDGFADEFEWQSAVDLIERRDSNDDEQIGPGELVTRSAYPGAVGSIFLRPPVPGEAPNPVVAALPFILLPRESLAPKLIVDLLNASNSTNRRIDSHQIVAMLESPPESSCRIQAKTTTEGIQFAYPSTEFSVPPNGPRIAPAGPVRLAMRCDQGKLAAQSVTARKQFEALFAEFDTDSNGTLSPQELSAPRARALGQIAKVADCDHNGSISRTEFSTWLDLMDQIARGHLLLTIIDHGCGLFELIDQNHDGALSRRELRAAADRLRTADCFRDGRLNRNALPHHLLAVVSHGHPQSPLGRPDRQGPAWFQAMDRNGDGDLSRREFTGPTEIFQKFDLNRDGYVDHQEADPDGRK
- a CDS encoding 3-deoxy-D-manno-octulosonic acid transferase, whose product is MRFLLDLIYLAAYLLFCLLSLFWSKSYADAVHAFGRNFWGRYCPELDGRPVVWMHAVSVGESLICGPLLKRLRAQRPDLQFVMSVGTSDGFLVASREYSDLFVFKAPADFSWAVARTFEQLRPVALVISENDFWPNMLGETRRREVPLAIFNTRITQREIAEHDWNAWMFRSSLQRTRWWGVVSEGDADWIRRFFRVGSPPLEVTGSLKLDGHLRDSMNPRTEQYRKLFGFGLEDRVLVAGSTHDDEELCLAAIVREIAVDFPRIRLVLVPRLVSRCPEIAAELRKRGFEFVVESQLLARCEVPSLVTLVDSTGNLRDLWGLGEFAFVGGSLAPKGGHNMVEPASYGLAVTFGPSVTDFQRVADELVAAGGAVQVCSRAALSDLIRFWMNCPEEASAVGNRARKFVKSQCDSLETTVRGVLSVFPPPMDSLRPPSSERVEDVGESDATGNVPTNQISEAT
- a CDS encoding glycosyltransferase; the protein is MRPLMSVVITAHNEGNEVSRTIESIRANSSSSPEIILVDDASTDGCCDELVQDEALRIIRRPTRVGVANSRVEATRLARGAVIAYFDAHQRVETDCLEKCAKVALENSAIVTPDILDFDGQIRMHGAYAVICRQQRYMTAEWKHRVPSGGLGRVSALRAPTYLIPRRVYSRVEWSRQLRGWGGSEGAVSLKAFFAGVPILHLCGPLVFHQFKPKFHYDVDWPEIWRNQAINTRICFDERSWYDYWLPVVFEAHIDEAVRMELESDVIRAEHLEFSKLKVRRDDEFWTSLVFQSIPIQLN
- a CDS encoding MFS transporter → MNDSVRLPFRPLFCYSIGNVTLTAIYGYLGAFLLKYYSDHVHLDPAWIGWAFLVRSVVDAAVDPLIGFWSDRSRFSQGRRRPFFLIGSIPAALLFYWMMTPPDGSQFLIFIYLTVTSTLMVCFLSLMGISHLALGFELTTDYDERTRLFGYKNLVENLTTLVATFSVPLALLLSGYSLAGHELSRADCYCLAAAALAVLSVVAALVAYFGTSERPTPSDQQTFRFVDGVVAIIQNRAFLILLGVFVLMTIADRVTSAELFIVLEHFHGLKEEDSLALLVGLFAGALISVWPWVWLAQRYGKDIILRLAIALWPITCIAFVARQWTMVELCAITFGMGVFGTGMITILGAIVPDVLEYDRHHTSQRREGMYVSIGNLVYQIAMGVGFLIAGQTLHAIGYRGESEVSPNLVLGLRVTYAAVPTVLAMGASLALVYFPISKRSYQELVECRESHVSLAPIASTANPEIR
- a CDS encoding PQQ-binding-like beta-propeller repeat protein, with translation MRKLNHCNRPQKAITLPWGLGVSVVWLTLISFVTTPSVMSKDWTRFQDSASAEGSLSSVPLSWSPQKHILWTAAITGYGQSSPVTWGGKVFITSISGPKKEQCHIAAYDLKSGARLWQHDLEAASQAENTNYVSRAAPTPVVDASGVYCFFEGGNLLAISHGGELLWQRDLIKEYGEINSRHGISASLEHLDQRLFVWVERQDEPYILAIEKPTGKNLWKVPGIGSTSWASPRLVPVLSGHHLVLSAVGSVTGLDPQTGTRLWRVEGITGNSSPTPAPAGDGRFLIGATVGRGEADSGKASASNGLVAIKRLDDGTFNADFVWRAKRATCSFGSPLVHRDQAYFVNATGVVFCLDLATGEEKFSSRLAESTWATPFVINDRICFFGKSGTVSVIATGPEFDKVAENQTWEAAPPAAEPERSTAERPPEEKPANPLAAGERRGGGRGAPGAGGGPVLYAAVLTNDRLLIRRGDRLYCIGSDAQ